One Phycisphaera mikurensis NBRC 102666 DNA window includes the following coding sequences:
- a CDS encoding metallophosphoesterase family protein — translation MLTFVHAADLHLGQPLHFLGGGDAAPRVRQLRLEAIDRIGALAAERGAAFVLVAGDLFDGGLVDDRTVAAACGKLGSVAVPVRVLPGNHDLSGVPGGVFGREVWAREKPANVSVLAAREPLFLDEHGAVILPAPADPASPADPTAHLTRSFGSGRAGAIRIGLAHGGTTDFAEISGGRSATIAPGRAASAGLDYLALGDWHGFQTLDARTAYAGSPEPTSFVNNDSGNALVVRIAGPGAVPEVEPVKLARTRWLREEARLREASEVEALDARLQALAAEEDTLLRLELDAALPAAAAARLDRVLDAAGHRLLHLRLRDAAGGAFRPRVLADAATLEEAAASAPGFVRAAIAELSAEEDDAEAAEALVLLQRLLAEAASC, via the coding sequence GTGCTGACCTTCGTCCACGCCGCCGACCTGCACCTCGGGCAGCCGCTGCACTTCCTGGGGGGAGGCGACGCGGCACCGCGGGTGCGGCAGCTGCGGCTGGAGGCGATCGACCGAATCGGGGCGCTGGCGGCGGAGCGTGGGGCGGCTTTCGTGCTCGTGGCGGGCGACCTCTTCGACGGCGGGCTCGTGGACGACCGCACGGTCGCCGCGGCGTGCGGGAAGCTCGGCTCCGTCGCGGTGCCGGTGCGGGTGCTGCCGGGGAACCACGACCTCTCGGGCGTGCCCGGCGGCGTCTTCGGGCGGGAGGTCTGGGCGCGGGAGAAGCCGGCGAACGTGTCGGTGCTGGCGGCGCGGGAACCGCTGTTCCTCGACGAGCACGGGGCGGTGATCCTGCCGGCGCCCGCGGACCCCGCGTCGCCGGCCGATCCGACGGCGCACCTCACGCGAAGCTTCGGCAGCGGGCGGGCGGGCGCGATCCGCATCGGCCTCGCCCACGGCGGCACGACCGACTTCGCCGAGATCTCCGGCGGCCGCTCGGCGACGATCGCGCCGGGACGCGCGGCCTCCGCGGGGCTGGATTACCTCGCGCTCGGCGACTGGCACGGCTTCCAGACGCTCGACGCGAGGACCGCGTACGCCGGCTCCCCCGAGCCGACGTCCTTCGTCAACAACGACAGCGGCAACGCGCTGGTCGTGCGGATCGCCGGCCCCGGCGCGGTGCCGGAGGTGGAGCCGGTGAAGCTGGCGAGGACGCGCTGGCTGCGGGAGGAGGCGCGGCTGCGGGAGGCGAGCGAGGTCGAGGCGCTGGACGCCCGCCTGCAAGCGCTCGCCGCGGAGGAGGACACGCTGCTGCGGCTGGAGCTCGACGCGGCCCTGCCCGCGGCGGCGGCCGCGCGGCTGGATCGGGTGCTCGACGCGGCGGGGCACCGGCTGCTGCACCTGCGGCTCCGCGACGCGGCGGGCGGGGCGTTCCGGCCCCGCGTGCTGGCGGACGCGGCGACGCTGGAGGAAGCCGCGGCGTCGGCACCCGGCTTCGTGCGGGCGGCGATCGCGGAGCTGTCGGCCGAGGAGGACGACGCCGAGGCGGCGGAGGCGCTGGTCCTGCTCCAGCGTCTCCTGGCGGAGGCGGCGTCGTGCTGA
- the purF gene encoding amidophosphoribosyltransferase has product MCGIVAITGSSNAAAGPQLYDALSVLQHRGQDAAGIATDDHGRLALRKDNGLVADVFRQKHMNRLAGGQGIGHCRYPTAGCPSNAEAQPFYVNAPYGLALAHNGNLTNTAELVEDLRQSDRRHLNTTSDSEVLLNIFAHELQQKPAGTPLADAVFDACDGVRRRCRGAYAVTGLVMGHGVFALRDPLGIRPLVIGRRETLQGVEHMIASESVALDALGFELLDDVGPGEAVWADAAGQLVRRPSGAAHRPPVPCIFEHVYLARPDSMMDGVSVYKARLRMGEKLADKVFREASRLGIQSDNGKPAGIDVVMPIPDSGRTAALSMAARLGVPYREGFIKNRYVGRTFIMPGQAERRKSVRKKLNPIPLEFAGKTVCLVDDSIVRGTTCTQIIKLAREAGAKRVVYCSAAPPVRFPNVYGIDMPAPEELIAHGRTTEQVAEEIGADWLVYQDLADLVACSREGNPQIERFDCSVFDGVYPTGDIDAGYLEGVREKRNDAAQTAALASR; this is encoded by the coding sequence TTGTGCGGAATCGTCGCGATCACCGGCTCGAGCAACGCGGCCGCGGGGCCGCAGCTCTACGACGCGCTCTCGGTGCTGCAGCACCGGGGGCAGGACGCCGCGGGCATCGCCACCGACGACCACGGCCGCCTCGCGCTCCGCAAGGACAACGGGCTGGTCGCCGACGTCTTCCGCCAGAAGCACATGAACAGGCTCGCGGGCGGGCAGGGCATCGGGCACTGCCGCTACCCCACCGCCGGCTGCCCCAGCAACGCCGAGGCGCAGCCCTTCTACGTGAACGCCCCCTACGGCCTGGCGCTCGCCCACAACGGCAATCTCACCAACACCGCCGAGCTGGTGGAGGACCTCCGCCAGAGCGACCGCCGGCACCTCAACACCACCTCCGACTCGGAGGTGCTGCTGAACATCTTCGCCCACGAGCTGCAGCAGAAGCCGGCGGGGACGCCCCTCGCCGACGCCGTCTTCGACGCCTGCGACGGCGTCCGGCGCCGCTGCCGCGGCGCGTACGCGGTCACCGGGCTGGTCATGGGCCACGGCGTTTTCGCCCTGCGAGACCCGCTGGGCATCCGCCCGCTGGTGATCGGCCGGCGGGAGACCCTGCAGGGCGTCGAGCACATGATCGCCAGCGAGTCGGTGGCGCTGGACGCCCTGGGCTTCGAGCTGCTCGACGACGTCGGCCCGGGCGAAGCGGTTTGGGCCGACGCGGCCGGGCAGCTCGTCCGGCGTCCATCGGGGGCGGCCCACCGCCCGCCGGTGCCGTGCATCTTCGAGCACGTCTACCTCGCCCGGCCCGACTCGATGATGGACGGCGTTTCGGTCTACAAGGCCCGGCTGCGGATGGGCGAGAAGCTGGCAGACAAGGTCTTCCGCGAGGCGAGCCGGCTGGGCATCCAGAGCGACAACGGCAAGCCCGCCGGCATCGACGTGGTGATGCCCATCCCCGACTCGGGCCGCACCGCCGCCCTCTCCATGGCCGCGCGGCTGGGCGTGCCCTACCGCGAGGGCTTCATCAAGAACCGCTACGTCGGCCGCACCTTCATCATGCCCGGGCAGGCGGAGCGGCGCAAGAGCGTGCGGAAGAAGCTCAACCCGATCCCGCTGGAGTTCGCCGGCAAGACCGTCTGCCTCGTGGACGACTCGATCGTCCGCGGCACGACGTGCACGCAGATCATCAAGCTCGCCCGCGAGGCCGGCGCGAAGCGCGTCGTCTACTGCTCCGCCGCCCCGCCGGTGCGCTTCCCCAACGTCTACGGCATCGACATGCCCGCGCCCGAGGAACTCATCGCCCACGGCCGCACGACCGAGCAGGTGGCCGAGGAGATCGGCGCCGATTGGCTCGTCTACCAGGACCTCGCCGACCTCGTGGCCTGCTCCCGAGAAGGCAACCCCCAGATCGAGCGCTTCGACTGCTCGGTCTTCGACGGCGTGTACCCCACCGGCGACATCGACGCGGGGTACCTCGAGGGCGTCCGCGAGAAGCGCAACGACGCCGCGCAGACGGCGGCGCTGGCATCCAGGTAG
- a CDS encoding TSCPD domain-containing protein encodes MSRRSLDATRASVTHKFAIQGHEGYLTVGLFDDGNPGELFVKMSKEGSTLSGLMQAFCRAFSLALQYGLPLDEAVERFRDMRFEPMGHTNNPEIPEVKSIIDYVACYLESQFLKPAAPGADAS; translated from the coding sequence ATGAGCCGCAGGAGCCTCGACGCGACCCGTGCGTCCGTCACCCACAAGTTCGCGATCCAGGGCCACGAGGGTTACCTCACCGTCGGCCTCTTCGACGACGGCAACCCCGGGGAGCTCTTCGTGAAGATGAGCAAGGAGGGCTCGACGCTCTCGGGCCTGATGCAGGCCTTCTGCCGCGCCTTCTCGCTCGCCCTGCAGTACGGCCTGCCGCTGGACGAGGCCGTCGAGCGCTTCCGCGACATGCGCTTCGAGCCGATGGGCCACACCAACAACCCCGAGATCCCGGAGGTCAAGTCGATCATCGACTACGTCGCCTGCTATCTCGAGAGCCAGTTCCTCAAGCCCGCCGCGCCCGGCGCGGACGCTTCCTGA
- a CDS encoding sulfotransferase family 2 domain-containing protein, whose translation MGPSEASTDKRGPLVFAHIEKTAGKTTRELLRRHFGTAHCELYNHPSRMREEDLELIRRHHPGLRSLAGHACMPHSVVGRIPGARMFTFFRCPIQRAFSAFQYGHQRGRPMPPFEHYAVGHANFLCRALTGEPRERATAGHAIEVLGERIGFVGLQSRFDLSLVMLRRWIGEEGFDIRYRSRNRSLCGRIASDLQQDPANAALLREVNGEDLLLYEHAAERVFAEQERAHGPTLGDDLAAFLRVQAAGSRPLPRLGDLWSSARRGLVFRPAWRKHLRGRVAAPGGGPPAARP comes from the coding sequence GTGGGTCCCTCCGAGGCAAGCACGGACAAGAGGGGCCCGCTCGTCTTCGCGCACATCGAGAAGACGGCGGGCAAGACAACCCGGGAGCTGCTGCGGCGGCACTTCGGCACAGCCCACTGCGAGCTGTACAACCACCCCTCCCGCATGCGCGAGGAGGACCTGGAGCTGATCCGGCGGCACCACCCCGGGCTGCGAAGCCTCGCGGGCCACGCCTGCATGCCGCACTCGGTCGTGGGGCGGATCCCGGGCGCTCGGATGTTCACCTTCTTCCGCTGCCCGATCCAGCGGGCGTTCTCCGCCTTCCAGTACGGCCACCAGCGCGGCCGCCCGATGCCGCCCTTCGAGCACTACGCGGTTGGGCACGCCAACTTCCTGTGCCGGGCGCTGACCGGGGAGCCCAGGGAGCGGGCGACCGCCGGGCACGCGATCGAGGTGCTTGGCGAGCGGATCGGCTTCGTGGGCCTGCAGTCCCGCTTCGACCTGTCGCTGGTGATGCTCCGCCGCTGGATCGGCGAAGAGGGCTTCGACATCCGCTACCGCAGCCGCAACCGCTCGCTCTGCGGGCGGATCGCCAGCGACCTCCAGCAGGACCCCGCCAACGCCGCGCTCCTGCGTGAGGTCAACGGCGAGGACCTCCTCCTCTACGAGCACGCGGCGGAGCGGGTGTTCGCGGAGCAGGAGCGGGCCCACGGCCCCACGCTCGGCGACGACCTGGCGGCCTTCCTGCGCGTCCAGGCGGCGGGCTCCCGCCCGCTCCCACGCTTGGGCGACCTTTGGAGCTCCGCCCGGCGCGGCCTGGTGTTCCGCCCGGCCTGGCGGAAGCACCTCCGCGGTCGCGTCGCGGCTCCCGGCGGAGGCCCCCCCGCGGCGCGGCCATAA
- a CDS encoding sigma-54-dependent transcriptional regulator, which yields MSGASAAQVLVIDDEEDHAEVMGEVLKRMGHVCTLVHTLPAAVDELKHGAFDLIVTDLVMDAQDDGLRVLEAARAGQSDAAVVMVTAHGDVPTAKAALRGGAYDFIEKPLDLDVFRTLCGNAIEAVFLRTQNRELKREVEGARGFEGMLGTSAAIRALANQVEQVAPAPLPVLVTGESGTGKELVARAIHSRSKRSGKPFVPINCAGLSESILEDELFGHVRGAFTGAEKDRQGRFEYASGGTMFLDEIGDMPKPMQAKLLRVLESGEVVRLGSNEPRHVDVRLVSATNAGLEAMVKEGAFREDLYFRIKGMELHLPPLRARREDVPLLVRHFLAKFAHELGKPVPEVARDTMGLLSGYGWPGNVRQLINVTQNALVMCDGPVLEPKHLPPEVRLTDGDVPENAESLGGEAPLKLDQLEKHAIRNALRVAEGNREQAAEMLGIGERTLYRKLKEYGVK from the coding sequence ATGAGCGGAGCGAGCGCAGCCCAGGTCCTCGTCATCGACGACGAGGAAGACCACGCCGAGGTGATGGGCGAGGTGCTCAAGCGGATGGGGCACGTCTGCACGCTCGTCCACACCCTGCCGGCGGCGGTGGACGAGCTCAAGCACGGGGCCTTCGACCTGATCGTCACCGACCTGGTGATGGATGCCCAGGACGACGGGCTCAGGGTGCTTGAGGCCGCGCGGGCGGGGCAGAGCGACGCGGCGGTGGTGATGGTGACCGCCCACGGCGACGTGCCCACGGCGAAGGCGGCGCTGCGGGGCGGGGCGTACGACTTCATCGAGAAGCCGCTGGACCTCGACGTCTTCCGCACGCTGTGCGGCAACGCGATCGAGGCGGTGTTCCTGCGGACGCAGAACCGCGAGCTCAAGCGCGAGGTGGAGGGTGCCCGCGGATTCGAGGGCATGCTCGGCACGTCCGCCGCGATCCGGGCGCTGGCGAACCAGGTGGAGCAGGTGGCGCCCGCGCCGCTCCCGGTGCTGGTGACCGGCGAGTCGGGCACGGGCAAGGAGCTGGTCGCCCGGGCGATCCACAGCCGCAGCAAGCGGAGCGGGAAGCCCTTCGTGCCGATCAACTGCGCCGGGCTCAGCGAGTCGATCCTCGAGGACGAGCTGTTCGGGCACGTGCGGGGGGCCTTCACCGGCGCCGAGAAGGACCGGCAGGGCCGCTTCGAGTACGCCAGCGGCGGGACGATGTTCCTCGACGAGATCGGCGACATGCCCAAGCCGATGCAGGCCAAGCTGCTGCGCGTGCTCGAGAGCGGCGAGGTGGTGCGGCTGGGCAGCAACGAGCCGCGGCACGTCGACGTCCGGCTGGTCTCGGCGACCAACGCCGGACTCGAGGCGATGGTGAAGGAGGGGGCTTTCCGCGAAGACCTCTACTTCCGCATCAAGGGCATGGAACTGCACCTCCCGCCGCTTCGGGCCCGCCGCGAGGACGTGCCGCTTCTGGTGCGCCACTTCCTCGCGAAGTTCGCCCACGAGCTCGGCAAGCCGGTCCCGGAGGTCGCCCGCGACACGATGGGCCTGCTGTCGGGCTACGGCTGGCCGGGCAACGTGCGGCAGCTGATCAACGTGACGCAGAACGCCCTGGTGATGTGCGACGGCCCGGTGCTCGAGCCCAAACACCTGCCGCCGGAGGTCCGCCTGACCGACGGCGACGTGCCCGAGAACGCCGAGAGCCTCGGCGGCGAGGCTCCGCTGAAGCTGGACCAGCTGGAGAAGCACGCGATCCGCAACGCCCTGCGGGTGGCCGAGGGCAACCGGGAGCAGGCCGCCGAGATGCTGGGCATCGGAGAGCGGACGCTGTATCGCAAGCTCAAGGAGTATGGGGTGAAGTGA
- the ispF gene encoding 2-C-methyl-D-erythritol 2,4-cyclodiphosphate synthase — protein sequence MALSPDDPQTRPPPFRTGSGWDLHRLEPGLPLVLAGVEVPSDRGCVAHSDGDAVFHAVTDALLGSLALGDIGRLFPDDDPANAGRDSGDFLDEAVRRVQAAGYAVVNLDVTVVLQKPRLGPHAGAMRAQLAARLLVGLDRVSLKAKTHEGVDAVGEGRAVSCQAAVLVTRAAPA from the coding sequence ATGGCTCTCAGCCCCGACGACCCCCAGACACGCCCCCCGCCCTTCCGCACCGGCTCGGGCTGGGACCTGCACCGGCTCGAGCCGGGGCTCCCGCTGGTCCTCGCCGGCGTCGAGGTCCCCTCGGACCGCGGGTGCGTGGCGCACTCCGACGGCGACGCGGTGTTCCACGCGGTGACCGACGCGTTGCTGGGGTCGCTCGCGCTGGGCGACATCGGCCGGCTGTTCCCCGACGACGACCCGGCGAACGCGGGGCGGGACTCGGGTGACTTCCTCGACGAGGCGGTGCGGCGCGTCCAAGCGGCGGGTTACGCGGTGGTGAACCTCGACGTGACGGTGGTGCTGCAGAAGCCCCGGCTCGGCCCGCACGCGGGGGCGATGCGGGCGCAGCTCGCGGCCCGGCTGCTCGTCGGGCTCGACCGCGTCTCGCTGAAGGCCAAGACGCACGAGGGCGTCGACGCCGTGGGCGAGGGCCGGGCCGTGAGCTGCCAGGCGGCGGTGCTGGTGACGCGGGCGGCACCGGCCTGA
- a CDS encoding acetyltransferase has translation MQSPLKAADRDPEPPATAAIRGPLVVHGAGGHGRVVAEAARLAGFDVLGFLDDGGSGDWAHAGDLPPGAAVHVAIGDGRARERCLERHLAAGRHPATVVHPRAAVSPSATLGRNVFVGPLAVVGVGTRLRDGVILNSGSILEHGSSAGTFAHLAPGAITGGGVSLGRRCLVGLGARVLPGMRIGAGATIGAGSIVLRGVADGETVAGVVR, from the coding sequence ATGCAGAGCCCCCTGAAAGCCGCGGACCGCGACCCCGAGCCGCCCGCAACCGCGGCGATCCGCGGCCCGCTGGTCGTCCACGGCGCCGGCGGACACGGCCGCGTCGTCGCCGAGGCCGCCCGCCTCGCCGGCTTCGACGTGCTCGGGTTCCTCGACGACGGCGGGAGCGGCGACTGGGCCCACGCCGGCGACCTCCCGCCCGGCGCCGCCGTCCACGTCGCCATCGGCGACGGCCGGGCGCGGGAGCGTTGCCTCGAGCGCCACCTCGCCGCCGGGCGGCACCCCGCCACCGTCGTCCACCCCCGGGCGGCGGTCAGCCCCTCCGCCACCCTCGGCCGCAACGTCTTCGTTGGCCCGCTCGCGGTGGTGGGGGTGGGCACCCGGCTCCGCGACGGCGTCATCCTCAACAGCGGCTCGATCCTCGAGCACGGGAGCTCCGCCGGAACGTTCGCTCACCTCGCCCCCGGCGCCATCACCGGCGGCGGCGTGAGCCTCGGCCGCCGCTGCCTCGTCGGCTTGGGCGCCCGCGTCCTCCCCGGCATGAGGATCGGCGCCGGCGCCACCATCGGCGCGGGCTCAATCGTCCTCCGCGGCGTGGCCGACGGCGAGACCGTCGCCGGCGTGGTGCGGTAG
- a CDS encoding NAD(P)H-hydrate epimerase — MRHPAADPAGATLPASLTVAEAQAIDAHAAETLGLPTLLLMENAAVNAAAVVLDLLAEAVELDEDRFRVGILAGGGSNGGDGWAMARHLLGSGVAATVFAVRPVEGLRGDAAVNAQAAVACGVPVTPCNDGEAAGALHGVLARQHVLVDAVLGTGLSGPPRAAAAGVIRVLNELSPRPPVLAIDVPSGLDADSGEPAEPTVRADLTVTFVAPKRGFAAAGAPGFTGRVVTAGIGVPDAALAAALPAASAPAAIR, encoded by the coding sequence GTGAGACACCCCGCCGCAGATCCCGCCGGAGCGACCCTGCCCGCCTCGCTGACGGTTGCGGAGGCGCAGGCGATCGATGCCCACGCCGCGGAGACGCTCGGGCTCCCCACACTGCTCTTGATGGAGAACGCGGCCGTCAACGCGGCGGCGGTGGTGCTCGACCTGCTCGCGGAGGCGGTGGAGCTCGACGAGGACCGCTTCCGCGTGGGGATCCTCGCCGGCGGCGGCAGCAACGGGGGTGACGGGTGGGCGATGGCCCGGCATCTGCTCGGCTCCGGCGTGGCGGCGACGGTGTTCGCGGTGCGGCCGGTGGAGGGGCTGCGGGGCGACGCGGCGGTGAACGCGCAGGCGGCGGTCGCCTGCGGGGTGCCGGTCACGCCGTGCAACGACGGCGAGGCGGCGGGGGCCCTCCACGGCGTGCTCGCCCGCCAGCACGTGCTCGTCGACGCGGTCCTCGGAACCGGCTTGAGCGGCCCGCCGCGGGCCGCCGCCGCGGGGGTGATCCGCGTCCTGAACGAGCTGTCTCCGCGGCCCCCGGTGCTCGCGATCGACGTGCCCTCGGGGCTGGACGCGGACAGCGGCGAGCCGGCCGAGCCCACGGTCCGCGCGGACCTGACGGTGACGTTCGTGGCCCCCAAGCGCGGCTTCGCCGCGGCCGGCGCCCCGGGCTTCACCGGCCGGGTGGTGACGGCGGGCATCGGCGTTCCCGACGCCGCGCTCGCCGCGGCGCTGCCGGCGGCCTCCGCCCCCGCGGCGATACGCTGA
- a CDS encoding PhoH family protein, whose product METTIHLPDGDHRLAVTGPSERNLKILRESLGVGVAARRSVLKLSGEERPVRQALAVIERLTEAAAGGMPMQRQDVLDAIAAASRSAGSRPARDLGGSGEPGGSTLRRDGTFEVYLPGKRVGPSTAGQRRYVEAMLAHDLTFCLGPAGTGKTYLAVAAAAAMLKRGEVRKLVLVRPAVEAGEKLGFLPGSLQDKVDPYLRPLLDALHDMMDFEQISRFMAVDLIEIVPLAFMRGRTLNDACIILDEAQNTTRAQMLMFLTRLGHGGKMIITGDTSQIDLPDPRDSGLIDAVRRLRRVRGVATTTLDGGDIVRHELVQRIVEAYGAPKTDPRVKALLDGAEDAEGPPAGS is encoded by the coding sequence TTGGAAACGACGATCCATCTCCCCGACGGCGACCACCGCCTCGCCGTCACCGGCCCCTCCGAACGGAATCTGAAGATCCTGCGCGAGTCGCTGGGCGTGGGGGTCGCGGCCCGCCGCTCGGTGCTCAAGCTCTCCGGCGAGGAGCGGCCGGTGCGGCAGGCGCTCGCCGTCATCGAGCGGCTGACCGAGGCCGCGGCGGGGGGGATGCCCATGCAGCGGCAGGACGTGCTCGACGCGATCGCGGCGGCGTCGCGGTCCGCTGGGAGCCGGCCCGCCCGCGACCTCGGCGGCTCGGGGGAGCCGGGCGGCTCGACGCTGCGCCGCGACGGCACCTTCGAGGTCTACCTGCCCGGGAAGCGCGTCGGCCCCTCGACCGCCGGGCAGCGGCGTTACGTCGAGGCGATGCTCGCGCACGACCTCACCTTCTGCCTCGGCCCCGCCGGCACCGGAAAGACTTATCTCGCCGTGGCCGCGGCCGCGGCGATGCTCAAGCGTGGCGAGGTCCGCAAGCTGGTGCTCGTGCGGCCGGCGGTGGAGGCCGGCGAGAAGCTTGGCTTCCTGCCCGGGTCGCTGCAGGACAAGGTCGATCCGTACCTGCGGCCGCTGCTCGATGCCCTGCACGACATGATGGACTTCGAGCAGATCAGCCGCTTCATGGCGGTCGACCTGATCGAGATCGTCCCGCTGGCGTTCATGCGCGGCCGCACGCTCAATGATGCGTGCATCATCCTCGACGAGGCGCAGAACACGACCCGCGCGCAGATGCTGATGTTCCTCACGCGGCTGGGGCACGGCGGGAAGATGATCATCACCGGGGACACGTCGCAGATCGACCTGCCCGACCCGCGCGACTCGGGGCTGATCGACGCGGTCCGCCGGCTGCGGCGGGTGCGGGGGGTCGCCACCACCACGCTCGACGGCGGCGACATCGTCCGCCACGAGCTGGTGCAGCGGATCGTCGAGGCCTACGGAGCCCCCAAGACCGATCCGCGGGTGAAGGCGCTGCTCGACGGCGCCGAGGACGCCGAGGGCCCTCCCGCCGGGAGCTGA